Proteins encoded in a region of the Salipiger sp. CCB-MM3 genome:
- the rplT gene encoding 50S ribosomal protein L20, translating to MARVKGGVVTHARHKKVIKAAKGYYGRRKNTFKVAAQAVDKANQYATRDRKNRKRNFRALWIQRINAAVRAHDEALTYSKFINGLNLAGIEVDRKVLADLAVHEPEAFNAIVDQAKGALAA from the coding sequence ATGGCACGAGTCAAAGGTGGTGTAGTCACCCACGCCCGTCACAAGAAGGTCATCAAGGCAGCCAAAGGTTACTATGGCCGTCGTAAGAACACCTTCAAGGTTGCAGCACAGGCCGTCGACAAGGCGAACCAGTACGCGACCCGCGACCGCAAGAACCGCAAGCGCAACTTCCGCGCTCTGTGGATCCAGCGTATCAACGCTGCCGTTCGCGCGCATGACGAGGCTCTGACCTACTCGAAGTTCATCAACGGCCTGAACCTGGCTGGCATCGAAGTTGACCGTAAAGTGCTGGCGGATCTCGCCGTGCACGAGCCGGAAGCCTTCAACGCCATCGTTGACCAGGCGAAAGGCGCGCTGGCCGCCTGA
- a CDS encoding glycosyltransferase: MKILCIHQNFPGQYKHLAPELVRLGHEVTALTPKVKKPTVWNGVKVIPYEIRGSSTRGIHPYLTDFETKVLRGVSCCNAAQQLRQSGYEPDVILAHHGWGESLFLKDVWPKARLGLYCELYHLTTPEFIDFDREFSKPASLSEAQRIRMKNLNNRMHEEVMDAGISPTGFQAGTFPERWQDRLTVAHDGIDTDLVVPNPDARLDLEGGTVLTRDDEVITFINRNLEPYRGYHVFMRALPEILRLRPNAHVTLIGGDEVSYGAKAPGGKSWKQIYIDEVRGQIPDADWARVHFLGRVPYDRFLAMMQVSRVHVYLTYPFVLSWSLLEAMSAGCAILASDTAPVREALTEGETGWMVDFFDRDALVERLCTLLDDPETRARLGAAARAHVRAHYDLRSHCLPRHVDWVTRLGEMQPRPPRD; encoded by the coding sequence ATGAAAATACTTTGCATTCACCAGAATTTCCCCGGCCAATACAAGCACCTCGCCCCGGAATTGGTCCGCCTCGGCCATGAGGTCACCGCGCTGACCCCGAAGGTCAAAAAGCCGACGGTCTGGAATGGCGTCAAAGTGATCCCCTATGAGATCCGCGGCAGCAGCACCCGCGGCATCCACCCCTATCTCACCGATTTCGAAACCAAGGTGCTGCGCGGCGTCAGCTGCTGCAACGCGGCGCAGCAGCTGCGGCAGAGCGGCTATGAGCCGGATGTGATTCTGGCCCACCACGGCTGGGGCGAGAGCCTGTTTCTGAAGGATGTCTGGCCCAAGGCGCGGCTGGGGCTCTATTGCGAGCTTTACCATCTGACCACGCCGGAGTTCATCGACTTCGACCGCGAGTTCAGCAAACCCGCCTCGCTGAGTGAAGCGCAGCGCATCCGCATGAAGAACCTCAACAACCGGATGCACGAGGAGGTCATGGACGCGGGCATCAGCCCCACGGGCTTTCAGGCGGGCACCTTCCCCGAGCGCTGGCAGGATAGGCTGACCGTCGCCCACGATGGCATCGACACCGATCTGGTGGTGCCCAATCCCGATGCGCGGCTGGATCTCGAGGGCGGCACCGTGCTGACCCGCGACGATGAGGTGATCACCTTCATCAACCGCAACCTAGAGCCCTATCGCGGCTATCACGTCTTCATGCGCGCCCTACCCGAGATCCTGCGCCTCCGCCCGAATGCCCATGTCACGCTGATCGGCGGCGACGAGGTGAGCTATGGTGCCAAGGCCCCGGGCGGGAAGAGCTGGAAGCAGATCTACATCGACGAGGTGCGCGGCCAGATCCCCGATGCCGATTGGGCGCGGGTGCACTTCCTTGGCAGGGTGCCCTACGACCGCTTCCTTGCGATGATGCAGGTGAGCCGGGTGCACGTCTATCTGACCTACCCCTTCGTGCTGAGCTGGTCGCTGCTTGAAGCGATGAGCGCCGGCTGCGCCATCCTCGCCAGCGACACCGCGCCGGTGCGCGAGGCGCTGACCGAGGGGGAAACCGGCTGGATGGTGGATTTCTTCGACCGCGACGCGCTGGTCGAGCGGCTCTGTACGCTGCTCGACGATCCCGAGACCCGCGCCCGCCTTGGCGCCGCGGCCCGCGCCCATGTCCGCGCCCATTACGATCTGCGCAGCCATTGCCTGCCGCGCCACGTCGACTGGGTGACCCGGCTGGGAGAGATGCAGCCGCGCCCGCCGCGGGACTGA
- a CDS encoding porin, with protein MKKILFASTALVATAGVAAAEVTISGYAEMGIYNPGETTDQANDEAQFFTDIDLTFTMSGEADNGLVFGANIDLDEADNPFSDPWDQGGEALFVSYGGATLTMGDTDSAYDKTVPEMNLGGAGSLADDETIHAGFNDGAEFDGGVNGSDGQIARFDYAYDAFTFSVSAEQIADGSKPEDVGRADSGETLWSAGVGYSAELSGVDLSAGLGYLKLDEWAEVWGLGVTAGFAGGFEVGATYSDIDGEDGFVDDGEHWGLGFGYSMNAFSIGVNYGKYDWDDAGEAEGYGLAANYDLGGGLVAQLGYGYSEFTDGSDDDTWSLGLAMSF; from the coding sequence ATGAAAAAGATTCTGTTTGCTTCCACCGCGCTGGTTGCAACCGCAGGCGTCGCCGCGGCAGAAGTCACGATCTCGGGCTACGCCGAGATGGGTATCTACAACCCGGGTGAGACCACCGACCAGGCGAACGACGAAGCTCAGTTCTTCACCGACATCGACCTGACCTTCACCATGTCCGGCGAAGCCGACAACGGCCTGGTCTTCGGTGCGAACATCGACCTCGACGAAGCCGACAACCCCTTCTCGGACCCGTGGGATCAGGGCGGTGAAGCTCTGTTCGTGTCCTACGGCGGCGCAACCCTGACCATGGGCGACACCGACTCGGCATACGACAAAACCGTTCCCGAGATGAACCTCGGCGGCGCAGGCTCGCTGGCTGACGACGAAACCATCCACGCTGGTTTCAACGACGGCGCAGAGTTCGACGGCGGCGTGAACGGCTCCGACGGTCAGATCGCTCGTTTCGACTACGCTTACGACGCGTTCACCTTCTCGGTGTCGGCTGAGCAGATCGCAGACGGCTCGAAGCCGGAAGACGTTGGCCGCGCAGACTCCGGCGAGACCCTGTGGTCGGCAGGCGTTGGCTACTCGGCAGAACTGTCGGGTGTCGACCTCTCCGCAGGCCTCGGCTACCTGAAGCTCGACGAGTGGGCCGAAGTGTGGGGCCTCGGCGTCACCGCAGGCTTCGCAGGCGGCTTTGAAGTTGGCGCGACCTACAGCGACATCGACGGCGAAGACGGCTTCGTTGACGATGGCGAGCACTGGGGCCTCGGCTTCGGCTACTCGATGAACGCCTTCTCGATCGGCGTGAACTACGGCAAGTACGACTGGGACGACGCTGGCGAAGCAGAAGGCTACGGCCTGGCAGCCAACTACGATCTGGGCGGCGGTCTCGTTGCACAGCTCGGCTACGGCTACAGCGAATTCACCGACGGCTCGGACGACGACACCTGGTCGCTCGGCCTGGCAATGTCCTTCTAA
- the holA gene encoding DNA polymerase III subunit delta, whose protein sequence is MKLSGRDAQAFFRKPDPTRSGVLLFGEDAMRVAHRRQEVIAALVGPEAEAEMRLTRMSGGDLRKDPAMLLDAVKAQGFFPGPRVVFVEEATDGLAKIMGAALTDWRPGDAQIIVTAGQLTAKSALRKLFEAAPEALAIGIYSDPPGHDEIEAALTKAGLTQVDRAAFDALDHLARALEPGDFRQVLEKLALYKLDDPAPLMPEEVAACAPASIEAELDDILHVVAEGRSPEIGPLMQRLEGQGVAPVTLLIMAMRHFRVLYTLASAQGGPQAGVQRLRPPLFGPRRDRMVRQASGWNADRLEDALSMLMETDLSIRSAGARAPAMALVERNFVRLAWLASRR, encoded by the coding sequence ATGAAGCTTTCCGGGCGCGACGCACAGGCCTTCTTCCGCAAGCCGGATCCCACGCGGTCCGGCGTGCTGCTGTTCGGCGAGGACGCCATGCGCGTTGCCCATCGCCGGCAGGAGGTGATCGCCGCTCTGGTCGGTCCCGAGGCCGAGGCGGAAATGCGGCTCACGCGGATGTCGGGCGGTGATCTGCGCAAGGATCCCGCGATGCTGCTCGACGCGGTAAAGGCGCAGGGGTTCTTCCCCGGCCCGCGCGTGGTGTTCGTGGAAGAGGCGACCGACGGGCTGGCCAAAATCATGGGCGCGGCGCTCACCGACTGGCGCCCCGGCGACGCGCAGATCATCGTCACCGCGGGCCAGCTCACCGCCAAATCCGCCCTGCGCAAGCTCTTCGAGGCCGCGCCCGAGGCGCTGGCCATCGGCATCTACTCCGATCCTCCGGGCCACGACGAGATCGAGGCCGCGCTGACCAAGGCCGGGCTCACCCAGGTTGATCGCGCCGCCTTCGATGCGCTCGATCATCTGGCCCGCGCGCTGGAGCCGGGCGACTTCCGGCAGGTTCTGGAAAAGCTCGCGCTTTACAAGCTCGACGATCCCGCGCCGCTGATGCCAGAGGAGGTCGCCGCCTGCGCGCCCGCCTCCATCGAGGCAGAGCTTGACGACATCCTGCATGTGGTGGCCGAGGGCCGCTCGCCCGAGATCGGCCCGCTGATGCAGCGGCTGGAAGGGCAGGGCGTGGCACCGGTGACGCTGCTGATCATGGCCATGCGCCACTTTCGCGTGCTCTACACGCTGGCCTCGGCACAGGGCGGCCCGCAAGCGGGCGTGCAGCGCCTGCGCCCGCCGCTCTTCGGCCCGCGCCGCGACCGTATGGTGCGTCAGGCCTCGGGCTGGAACGCCGACCGGCTCGAAGACGCGCTGTCGATGCTGATGGAGACCGATCTGTCGATCCGCTCCGCCGGGGCCCGCGCGCCCGCCATGGCGCTGGTCGAGCGCAATTTCGTGCGCCTCGCCTGGCTTGCCTCGCGGCGCTAG
- the rpmI gene encoding 50S ribosomal protein L35, producing the protein MPKMKTKSSAKKRFKVTATGKVVAGQAGKRHGMIKRTTKFIRDARGTTTLSAPDAKIVKGYMPYDR; encoded by the coding sequence ATGCCCAAGATGAAGACAAAGTCGAGCGCCAAGAAGCGCTTCAAGGTCACCGCGACCGGCAAGGTCGTGGCTGGTCAGGCCGGCAAGCGCCACGGCATGATCAAGCGCACCACGAAGTTCATCCGCGACGCTCGCGGCACCACCACGCTGTCGGCTCCCGACGCAAAAATCGTCAAGGGCTACATGCCCTACGACCGCTGA
- the pheS gene encoding phenylalanine--tRNA ligase subunit alpha — MDDLRDKYIDLIGKAADEPALEDLRVQAVGKKGEISLKMRELGKMSPEERQVMGPKLNALKDEINAALGAKKAALADAALNERLQAEWLDVTLPGRNRRVGSIHPVSQVWEECTAIFADMGFAVAEGPQVETDWYNFDALNIPGHHPARAEMDTFYMHRAEGDERPPHVLRTHTSPVQIRSMEAGGAPTRIICPGRVYRADYDQTHTPMFHQVEGLAIDKDISMANLKWVLEEFFSAYFGRSVKTRFRASHFPFTEPSAEVDIQCQWKDGSVTVGEGDDWLEVLGSGMVHPKVLQAGGIDPDEWQGFAFGMGIDRIAMLKYGIPDLRAFFDSDLRWLRNYGFASLDVPTLHGGLSR; from the coding sequence ATGGACGACCTGCGCGACAAGTATATCGACCTGATTGGCAAGGCGGCGGATGAACCCGCGCTTGAGGATCTGCGGGTGCAGGCCGTTGGCAAGAAGGGCGAGATCAGCCTTAAGATGCGCGAGCTGGGCAAGATGAGCCCCGAAGAGCGGCAGGTCATGGGACCGAAGCTCAACGCGCTGAAGGATGAGATCAACGCGGCGCTCGGCGCCAAGAAGGCGGCGCTGGCGGATGCGGCGCTGAACGAGCGTCTGCAGGCCGAATGGCTGGACGTCACCCTGCCGGGGCGCAACCGCCGCGTCGGCAGCATCCACCCGGTCAGCCAGGTCTGGGAAGAATGCACCGCGATCTTTGCCGACATGGGCTTTGCCGTGGCCGAAGGCCCGCAGGTCGAGACCGACTGGTACAATTTCGACGCGCTGAACATCCCCGGCCACCACCCGGCCCGCGCCGAGATGGACACGTTCTATATGCACCGTGCCGAGGGCGACGAGCGCCCGCCGCATGTGCTGCGCACCCACACCTCGCCGGTGCAGATCCGCTCGATGGAAGCGGGCGGCGCGCCGACGCGGATCATCTGCCCGGGCCGCGTCTACCGCGCCGATTACGACCAGACCCACACGCCGATGTTCCATCAGGTCGAGGGGCTTGCTATCGACAAGGATATCTCGATGGCGAACCTCAAGTGGGTGCTGGAAGAGTTCTTCTCGGCCTATTTCGGCCGCTCGGTGAAGACCCGTTTCCGCGCCTCGCACTTCCCCTTCACCGAGCCTTCGGCCGAAGTGGACATCCAGTGCCAGTGGAAAGACGGCTCGGTCACCGTGGGTGAGGGCGACGATTGGCTGGAGGTTCTGGGCTCGGGCATGGTGCACCCCAAGGTGCTGCAGGCGGGCGGCATCGATCCCGACGAATGGCAGGGCTTTGCCTTCGGCATGGGTATCGACCGGATCGCCATGCTGAAATACGGCATCCCCGACCTGCGCGCTTTCTTTGATTCCGATCTGCGCTGGCTGCGGAACTACGGTTTCGCCTCGCTGGACGTGCCGACGCTGCACGGCGGGCTGTCGCGCTAA
- a CDS encoding DUF3576 domain-containing protein produces the protein MEYKRFAKGLSLAAVVLGLTACSQQTSTQTVQTRSADEIMEADVYNGRGAPESTVWDIFKSKPDAGRVGAVNKYIWNASLEVLDFLPVESVDPFTGVITTGYGTPPGGGTAYRATILVSDPALDARSLNVALMTRSGPASASTVHAVEDAILTRARQIRAVDSRI, from the coding sequence ATGGAATATAAGCGGTTTGCGAAGGGGCTTTCGCTGGCAGCGGTGGTGCTCGGGCTGACGGCCTGCAGCCAGCAGACATCCACGCAGACGGTACAGACCCGCTCGGCAGATGAGATCATGGAGGCGGATGTCTACAACGGGCGCGGCGCGCCTGAGTCGACCGTTTGGGACATTTTTAAGTCCAAGCCCGATGCGGGCCGAGTCGGCGCGGTGAACAAATACATCTGGAACGCCTCGCTCGAAGTTCTGGACTTCCTGCCGGTCGAATCTGTCGATCCTTTCACCGGGGTGATCACCACCGGTTACGGCACCCCGCCGGGCGGCGGCACCGCCTATCGCGCGACGATCCTCGTCTCGGACCCGGCGCTGGACGCGCGGTCGCTCAATGTCGCGCTGATGACCCGCTCGGGTCCGGCCAGCGCTTCTACGGTGCATGCGGTCGAAGATGCGATCCTGACCCGCGCACGGCAAATCCGCGCGGTCGACAGCCGCATCTGA
- a CDS encoding YrhK family protein: MKLFNHANRQRNADTRRVYALFEIAHTLVDFGAAVCFTIGSVLFFWKQYETIAIWFFTVGSVLFMVKPTLRLAREIKLWQMGKLETLAEREKGG, translated from the coding sequence ATGAAGCTGTTCAACCACGCCAATCGGCAGCGCAACGCCGACACGCGGCGCGTCTACGCGCTTTTCGAGATTGCCCACACGCTCGTCGATTTCGGCGCGGCGGTCTGTTTCACCATCGGCTCTGTGCTGTTCTTCTGGAAGCAGTATGAAACCATCGCGATCTGGTTCTTCACCGTGGGCTCTGTGCTGTTCATGGTGAAGCCCACGCTGCGGCTGGCGCGCGAGATCAAGCTCTGGCAGATGGGCAAGCTGGAGACGCTGGCGGAGCGGGAAAAGGGCGGCTAG
- the leuS gene encoding leucine--tRNA ligase: MSRYDPATIEPKWQAAWEEALTFKATRSADKPKYYVLEMFPYPSGRIHIGHVRNYTMGDVIARYKKQNGFNVLHPMGFDAFGMPAENAAMASGGHPKDWTYSNIDTMVEQMKPLGFGLDWSRMFATCDPEYYGQQQALFLDMLDKGLVYRKNAVVNWDPVDMTVLANEQVENGRGWRSGALVERKELTQWFFKISDFSGELLDALDTLDDWPAKVKLMQANWIGRSRGLQFSFDTLNAPEGFDKIECYTTRPDTLHGASFVGISPDHPLAKELEQGNPELAAFVAECRRMGTSEEELEKAEKRGFDTGIKVRHPFDDSWELPVYIANFILMDYGTGAIFGCPGHDQRDHDFCSKYDLPIVETFVPLEGEIDIQAEPFVPAKTEKVRYTRLVAGEEVQTGEEAVNAAVDFCASKGIGEGVTKYRLRDWGLSRQRYWGAPIPVVHCEACGVVPEKKENLPIALPYDEDGTPIDFSVPGNPLDRHPSWRNCSCPSCGAPARRETDTMDTFVDSSWYFARFTSPRAETPIDMAEAEYWMNVDQYIGGIEHAILHLLYSRFFARAMHITGHLPEKSKEPFNALFTQGMVTHAIYQTRNAEGRPVYHYPEAVELKDGKGFLADGTEVEIIPSAKMSKSKNNVVDPVAIIGQYGADTARWFVLSDSPPERDVEWTASGAEAASKHLARVYRIAAEIAESDAPESAEDKALLREMHKAIHDVTMGVESFGFNAAIAKLYAFTGVLGKSKAGGAAKREAAKVLAQLMSPMTPHLSEEVWQLLGGEGLIATAPWPKADEAMLVEDSVTLPIQVNGKRRGELTVPKDMPKEEIEKLVLAHDAVVRTLEGAAPKKLIVVPGRIVNVVA; the protein is encoded by the coding sequence ATGTCGCGCTACGACCCCGCCACGATCGAGCCGAAATGGCAGGCCGCCTGGGAAGAGGCCCTGACCTTCAAGGCCACCCGCTCGGCCGACAAGCCGAAATACTACGTGCTGGAAATGTTCCCCTACCCCTCGGGGCGCATCCACATCGGCCACGTCCGCAACTACACGATGGGTGACGTGATCGCCCGCTACAAAAAGCAGAACGGCTTCAACGTGCTGCACCCGATGGGCTTTGACGCCTTCGGCATGCCCGCCGAGAACGCCGCGATGGCTTCGGGCGGTCACCCCAAGGACTGGACCTATTCCAACATCGACACGATGGTGGAGCAGATGAAGCCGCTGGGCTTTGGCCTCGACTGGTCGCGCATGTTCGCCACCTGCGATCCGGAATACTACGGCCAGCAGCAGGCGCTGTTCCTCGACATGCTCGATAAGGGGCTCGTCTACCGCAAGAACGCCGTGGTGAACTGGGATCCGGTCGACATGACCGTGCTCGCCAACGAGCAGGTCGAGAACGGTCGCGGCTGGCGCTCGGGCGCGCTCGTGGAGCGCAAGGAACTCACCCAGTGGTTCTTCAAGATCTCGGACTTCTCGGGCGAGCTGCTCGACGCGCTCGACACGCTCGATGACTGGCCCGCCAAGGTGAAGCTGATGCAGGCGAACTGGATTGGCCGCTCGCGCGGTCTGCAGTTCTCCTTCGACACGCTCAATGCCCCCGAGGGCTTCGACAAGATCGAGTGCTACACCACCCGGCCCGACACGCTGCACGGCGCGTCCTTCGTCGGCATCTCGCCGGACCATCCGCTCGCCAAGGAGCTGGAGCAGGGCAACCCCGAGCTTGCCGCTTTCGTCGCCGAGTGCCGCCGCATGGGCACCTCGGAAGAAGAGCTGGAGAAGGCCGAGAAGCGTGGCTTCGACACCGGCATCAAGGTGCGTCACCCGTTCGACGACAGCTGGGAACTGCCGGTCTATATCGCCAACTTCATCCTCATGGATTACGGCACCGGCGCGATCTTCGGCTGCCCGGGCCACGACCAGCGCGACCACGACTTCTGCAGCAAATACGACCTGCCGATCGTCGAAACCTTCGTGCCGCTCGAGGGTGAGATCGACATCCAAGCAGAGCCCTTCGTTCCCGCCAAGACCGAGAAGGTGCGCTACACCCGTCTCGTCGCCGGGGAAGAGGTGCAGACCGGCGAAGAGGCCGTCAACGCCGCCGTCGACTTCTGCGCGTCGAAAGGCATCGGCGAAGGCGTGACCAAATACCGCCTGCGCGACTGGGGCCTGTCGCGCCAGCGCTACTGGGGCGCGCCGATTCCCGTGGTTCATTGCGAGGCTTGCGGCGTGGTGCCCGAGAAGAAGGAAAACCTTCCGATCGCGCTGCCCTACGACGAAGACGGCACGCCGATCGACTTCTCGGTGCCGGGCAACCCGCTCGACCGTCACCCCTCGTGGCGTAACTGTTCCTGCCCGTCCTGTGGTGCCCCGGCGCGGCGCGAGACCGACACGATGGACACCTTCGTCGATTCGAGCTGGTACTTCGCCCGCTTCACCTCGCCGCGCGCCGAGACGCCCATCGACATGGCCGAGGCCGAGTATTGGATGAACGTCGATCAATATATCGGCGGCATCGAGCACGCGATCCTGCACCTGCTCTATTCGCGCTTCTTCGCCCGCGCGATGCACATCACCGGCCACCTGCCCGAAAAGAGCAAGGAGCCGTTCAACGCGCTCTTCACCCAAGGCATGGTGACCCACGCGATCTATCAGACGCGCAACGCCGAAGGCCGCCCGGTCTACCACTACCCCGAGGCGGTGGAACTGAAGGACGGCAAGGGCTTCCTTGCGGACGGCACCGAGGTCGAGATCATCCCCTCGGCCAAAATGTCCAAGTCCAAGAACAACGTGGTCGACCCGGTCGCGATCATCGGCCAGTACGGCGCCGATACCGCGCGCTGGTTCGTGCTGTCGGACAGCCCGCCCGAGCGTGACGTGGAATGGACCGCTTCGGGGGCCGAGGCCGCGTCCAAACACCTCGCACGGGTCTACCGCATCGCCGCAGAGATCGCCGAGTCGGACGCGCCCGAGAGCGCAGAAGACAAAGCCCTGCTGCGCGAGATGCACAAGGCGATCCACGATGTGACCATGGGCGTCGAAAGCTTCGGCTTCAACGCGGCCATCGCCAAGCTCTATGCCTTCACCGGCGTGCTGGGCAAATCCAAGGCAGGCGGCGCGGCCAAGCGCGAAGCGGCCAAGGTTCTGGCCCAGCTGATGTCGCCGATGACCCCGCACCTGTCCGAGGAAGTCTGGCAGCTGCTCGGCGGCGAAGGGCTGATCGCCACCGCGCCTTGGCCCAAGGCCGACGAGGCGATGCTGGTCGAAGACAGCGTGACCCTGCCGATTCAGGTCAACGGCAAGCGCCGCGGAGAACTGACCGTTCCCAAGGACATGCCCAAGGAAGAGATTGAAAAACTCGTCCTCGCACATGATGCTGTGGTGCGGACCCTCGAAGGGGCCGCGCCGAAGAAACTCATCGTGGTGCCGGGCCGGATCGTCAATGTGGTCGCCTAA
- a CDS encoding tetratricopeptide repeat-containing sulfotransferase family protein, producing the protein MLPLSAARTASLLNSVRPALAKGKFGEARAALEQVLALEPRRGDLAFQLAQICYQQGDRDACLTHLDRAVELAPDQPQVTALAVERYRALGRPEQALAAYDRQIAADPKAIKPRADKAHYLQLLGRFDEAETIFRALIKRHPNAAELYRIFLASKKLNQGDPLLRAMEKLWARSDLPDAQRMHLGFALAKAMEETGQTAKVFGYLRRANALQAKAAPFDSAAQAREFAAVRAAQEGLAPGAPAEPDLRPVFVTGMPRSGTTLVERILGAHPEVTAGGELGHALKLAYGHFGAGEQMRRLADEPPARVAAFAEQYLRLAARDSGRRSGVITDKSILCHLIFGLLDHALPGARIVVVQRDPRDIALSIYKNHFATGSHRYANDLPLIATAIQRFRANVAHWKDALSGRIHEIRYEDLVADPEPHTRALVTAAGLQWDEACLSSHEASGQVKTLSVSQARQPIYRGSAQAWKKYETELAPFIEAWGEEPWD; encoded by the coding sequence ATGCTGCCACTCTCGGCCGCGCGTACGGCCAGCCTGCTGAACTCGGTCCGCCCCGCCCTTGCCAAAGGCAAATTCGGCGAGGCCCGCGCAGCGCTGGAACAGGTGCTGGCCTTGGAACCGCGCCGCGGCGATCTCGCCTTCCAACTGGCTCAAATCTGCTATCAGCAGGGCGACCGCGACGCCTGTCTCACCCATCTCGACCGAGCCGTCGAGCTTGCGCCCGATCAGCCTCAGGTCACCGCCCTTGCGGTCGAGCGCTACCGCGCCCTCGGCCGCCCCGAGCAGGCCCTCGCAGCCTATGACCGGCAGATCGCGGCTGACCCCAAGGCGATCAAGCCGCGCGCGGACAAGGCCCACTACCTGCAGCTCCTGGGGCGGTTCGACGAGGCCGAGACGATCTTTCGCGCGTTGATCAAGCGCCACCCCAATGCCGCCGAGCTTTACCGGATCTTCCTTGCCAGCAAGAAACTGAACCAGGGCGATCCGCTGCTGCGGGCCATGGAAAAGCTCTGGGCCCGCAGCGATTTGCCGGACGCGCAGCGGATGCATCTGGGCTTTGCGCTGGCCAAGGCGATGGAAGAGACCGGCCAGACCGCCAAGGTCTTTGGCTACCTGCGCCGCGCCAACGCGCTGCAGGCCAAGGCCGCGCCCTTCGACAGCGCCGCGCAGGCCCGCGAGTTCGCCGCCGTGCGCGCCGCGCAGGAGGGGCTCGCGCCCGGCGCGCCCGCCGAGCCGGACCTGCGCCCGGTCTTCGTCACCGGCATGCCGCGCTCGGGCACGACGCTGGTCGAGCGCATTCTCGGCGCCCATCCCGAGGTGACGGCGGGCGGCGAGCTTGGCCACGCGCTGAAGCTGGCCTATGGGCATTTCGGTGCCGGCGAGCAGATGCGCCGCCTCGCCGACGAGCCCCCCGCCCGCGTTGCCGCCTTTGCCGAGCAATACCTGCGCCTCGCCGCGCGCGACAGCGGCCGCCGGAGCGGCGTGATCACCGACAAGTCGATCCTGTGCCACCTGATCTTCGGGCTGCTCGACCACGCGCTGCCCGGCGCGCGCATCGTGGTGGTGCAGCGCGATCCCCGCGACATCGCCCTGTCGATCTACAAGAACCATTTCGCCACCGGCAGCCACCGCTACGCCAATGACCTGCCGCTGATCGCCACCGCGATCCAACGCTTCCGCGCCAATGTCGCCCATTGGAAAGACGCGCTGTCCGGGCGCATCCACGAGATTCGCTATGAAGATCTGGTCGCCGATCCCGAGCCGCACACCCGCGCGCTGGTGACGGCTGCGGGTCTGCAATGGGATGAGGCCTGCCTGTCGTCGCATGAGGCGTCCGGACAGGTGAAAACGCTCAGCGTCAGCCAGGCGCGGCAGCCGATCTATCGCGGCTCGGCGCAGGCGTGGAAGAAATACGAAACCGAACTGGCGCCTTTCATCGAGGCCTGGGGAGAGGAACCATGGGACTGA
- the lptE gene encoding LPS assembly lipoprotein LptE produces MWSPNRRTFLAACGALALAGCGFTPVYGPQGGGQALLGQIALSDPDSPNAYLFNRRIEERLGRAPSGAPYQLETTIRTESAGQGSLADGNTTRIRLVGDASFKLRDTASAETLTEGSTSSFTGYSTTGSTAATQASERDAEERLMIMLADRVIDRLMLVAADLPQ; encoded by the coding sequence ATGTGGTCGCCTAATCGTCGAACCTTTCTCGCAGCCTGCGGCGCGCTTGCGCTCGCGGGCTGCGGATTCACCCCGGTTTACGGGCCGCAGGGGGGCGGGCAGGCGCTGCTCGGCCAGATCGCGCTGAGCGATCCGGACAGCCCCAACGCCTATCTCTTCAACCGCCGGATCGAGGAGCGGCTGGGCCGCGCGCCAAGCGGCGCGCCCTATCAGCTCGAGACGACGATCCGCACCGAAAGCGCCGGGCAGGGCTCGCTCGCTGACGGCAACACCACCCGCATCCGTCTGGTCGGCGACGCCAGCTTCAAACTGCGCGACACGGCCAGCGCCGAGACGCTGACCGAAGGCTCCACCTCGTCCTTCACCGGCTATTCCACCACCGGCTCGACCGCGGCCACGCAGGCCTCGGAGCGCGACGCCGAAGAGCGGCTGATGATCATGCTCGCCGACCGGGTGATCGACCGGTTGATGCTGGTCGCTGCAGACCTGCCGCAATGA